From the Desulfovibrio sp. TomC genome, one window contains:
- a CDS encoding secondary thiamine-phosphate synthase enzyme YjbQ, with protein sequence MKSYRKELWFNVPSRRGFVNITQEVQDAIDASGIAEGLCLVNAMHITASVFINDDESGLHHDYEVWLEKLAPHEPVSGYRHNVGEDNADAHMKRQIMGREVVVAVTEGRLDFGTWERIFYGEFDGRRKKRVLVKIIGE encoded by the coding sequence ATGAAAAGCTATCGCAAGGAACTGTGGTTCAATGTCCCGTCGCGTCGCGGGTTTGTGAACATCACCCAGGAGGTGCAGGACGCAATTGACGCTTCCGGCATCGCGGAAGGCCTGTGTCTGGTCAACGCCATGCACATCACCGCCTCGGTGTTTATAAACGACGACGAATCCGGCCTGCACCACGACTACGAGGTCTGGCTGGAAAAGCTCGCCCCCCACGAGCCGGTCTCCGGCTATCGCCACAACGTCGGCGAGGATAATGCCGACGCCCACATGAAGCGCCAGATCATGGGCCGGGAAGTCGTCGTAGCCGTGACCGAAGGCCGCCTCGACTTCGGTACCTGGGAACGCATTTTTTACGGCGAGTTCGACGGCCGACGCAAAAAACGGGTACTGGTCAAGATCATCGGCGAGTAG